Proteins encoded together in one Cyprinus carpio isolate SPL01 chromosome B14, ASM1834038v1, whole genome shotgun sequence window:
- the LOC109102245 gene encoding salivary glue protein Sgs-3-like isoform X3 — protein sequence MNRVTLGPGVTYRLSAQRKHPPVAMAVRGCVTLLFILLSGIVHAEDLVTSSLPATQEFSTNKVLSGTSSPTTFKHSSTASSTAVTTAPTTSHTTTKSTTEPTTTTHQTTTKSTTEPTTTTHQTTTKSTTEPTTTTHQTTTKSTTESPTTTHQTTTKSTTEPTTTTPQTTTKSTTEPTTTTPQTTTKSTTEPPTTPHHNTTNSTTEAPTTVHSNATTAPTPPPTSPPVPNPTVGNYSVKSDNATVCLLAKMGLQFRFRMSEDSSFQTLNLDPSANVTEVSGTCGSGGNDASLLLKSEEITVHFVFTNVSQKFRLHALTLSVKLGNGNFFNASNNNLSLWEASVGSSYMCRKEQSYNITDKLTLNTFELQVQPFAVQNNKFNTAHECSMDDTSLLIPIIVGAALAGLIFIVVIAYMIGRRRTYVGYQTL from the exons ATGAACCGGGTCACACTCGGTCCGGGCGTCACTTACCGTCTGTCTGCTCAGAGGAAACATCCACCCGTCGCAATGGCTGTCCGCGGTTGTGTGACCCTGCTCTTTATTCTACTGAGTG GTATTGTGCATGCTGAAGATCTGGTGACATCATCATTACCTGCAACACAGGAGTTCAGTACAAACAAAGTCCTCTCCGGCACTTCTTCTCCAACCACCTTCAAACACTCTTCAACTGCCAGTTCTACTGCTGTGACTACAGCTCCAACCACCAGTCACACCACGACTAAATCTACTACCGAACCTACAACTACCACTCATCAAACCACGACTAAATCTACTACCGAACCTACAACTACCACTCATCAAACCACGACTAAATCTACTACCGAACCTACAACTACCACTCATCAAACCACGACTAAATCTACTACAGAATCTCCAACTACCACTCATCAAACCACAACTAAATCTACTACCGAACCTACAACTACCACTCCTCAAACCACGACTAAATCTACTACCGAACCTACAACTACCACTCCTCAAACCACGACTAAATCTACTACTGAACCTCCAACTACCCctcatcacaacacaacaaattccACCACAGAGGCGCCAACTACTGTGCACTCGAATGCTACAACAGCTCCAACTCCTCCTCCAACCTCTCCTCCTGTGCCAAACCCAACTGTTGGAAACTACAGCGTCAAGTCAGACAATGCCACAGTCTGCCTTTTGGCAAAGATGGGCCTTCAGTTTCGTTTCAGAATGAGTGAG GATTCCAGTTTTCAGACTCTTAATCTTGACCCAAGTGCTAATGTAACGGAAGTGAGTGGAACCTGTGGAAGTGGTGGCAATGACGCTTCCCTTCTGCTGAAGTCAGAAGAAATCACAGTTCATTTTGTCTTCACAAAT gttTCTCAGAAGTTCCGTCTACATGCTTTGACGCTCTCTGTCAAGCTTGGAAATG GAAACTTTTTCAATGCCTCCAATAATAATCTGTCTCTGTGGGAGGCATCTGTTGGAAGCTCCTACATGTGCAGAAAAGAGCAGAGTTACAACATCACTGATAAGCTTACCCTCAACACGTTCGAGCTACAAGTGCAGCCCTTTGCAGTCCAGAACAACAAGTTTAACACGg CCCATGAATGTTCAATGGATGACACCAGCCTCTTAATCCCAATCATTGTTGGTGCCGCTCTGGCTGGTTTGATTTTCATTGTTGTGATTGCATACATGATTGGTCGACGAAGGACCTATGTTGGATATCAAACACTGTAA